The Pantoea trifolii nucleotide sequence ACACTCGCTGAAATTATTCGACAGCGATTTGCGTCGCCCAAAGAGACTTTGCTGGAACTGTATAAACGGCTTTGCTTCAATATTCTCTGCGGCAATACCGATGACCATGCCCGCAATCATGCTGCATTCTGGGATGGTAAAAGCTTCAGTCTTACGCCTGCTTATGATATTTGCCCGCAGGGCCGCGCTGGCAACGAAGCCTCGCAGGCGATGCTGATAAGCGGCAACAATAATTTAAGTCGCATGAGCAGCTGCCTGGATGCAGCTCACCACTTTGCTTTGAGCCGCACTGACGCGCATACGCATTTCATGATGTTAAAAACGGCTATCGAAACCTATTGGCATCATGTTTGTGATGAAGCCGAATTGAGCCAGGTGGATCGGGAAAGTCTGTGGAACAGGCAATTCATCAATCCTTTTTCACTTGAATAACTGATCGCGTAAATTAAACCAAACTTACTTCCACGCCCATCTCACGCAGCGTTTTTAGATAGCTCGCCTCCAGTTCGGCATCGGTGATCAGCTGCTTAAACGGCTGAAGCGGTGCCAGCGCAAACGGATGAATCTGGCCAAACTTTGAGGAATCCGTCAACGCGATGGTGTGCGTGGGTTTTTCCATGATGGCGTTGACCACGTCACAGCGCAACATATCGCGGCCGGTAAAGCCGGTGACGACATCCCAGCCATCAATGCCGATGAACGCCTTGTGGAAATTGAGGTGCTGAATACACAAACGCGTCAGCGGCCCCACCACCGATTCACTGCTTTTTTGAAACAGGCCGCCGAGGATGATCACATCGCCGCCCTTTTCACGCAGCAATCCGGCGATGTAATGGCTCACGGTAATGATGGTGATGTCGTTGCGTTCACTCAGTTCACGCGCCAGCAAGGCGTTGGTGCTGCCGCCTTCGATAAACACCGTTTCACCGCTGTTCACCAGCGACGCTGCGTATTCGGCCAGACGCTTTTTCACGCCGAAGCGGGTTTGCATACGTGCGCCGACGTCATCACTTTCTGGCGCCACGGCGGAACCGTGCACGCGGCGCAGAAAGCCGCCTTTCTCGAGGAGATTGAGATCCTGACGCACGGTCACTTCCGAGACGCCGGTGGTGTGCGCCAGCTCATTAACGCTGACGCTGCCGCGCTCGCTAACCAATTGGATAATCTGCTGATGACGTGCGTTCATAACATCCGCTGCCGTGAAATTTTTGCCAAGCTTACCAGAAATTTAGCCCAATCCCAGACTGCGGCGACCGTTGACATTGAGCGCATCAAGGGTAAAGCGATCGCGCCACTGCGATTCGTAATCCTCCTGCGGGAAATCGCCCGGTGATGCGCCAGTGGCCAGCGCTTGTGCCACTTTGTTCGCATAGGCGGCATTTTTCTCGCACAGCGGCGCGGCGGGAATGTACATCACATTGCCCCAGCCTTGCTGATCGTCTACTGGCGCAACCGAATGGATCACATCGCAGTGCCACCATACCGAATCGCCAGCCTGCAGCGCAGGAATCGAACACAAGCCGTCAATCAGTTCCGGATGCCACTGCGCCGATACCGGCAACACTTTGCCCGGCGCGACGCCGCACAACTCATCTTCCGGCACATCTTTCAGCAACGGACGCAGCAACAAATAGGCCATCGCTTCCGGCACAGGCACCACATGCAGCAAGCCCTGACCAATCTGCATATCCGACAGCGCAGTCCAGCCCTGAAAAGTCCGGAATACCGAGCACTTGGTGGTGGTGCCCGATTGATACTCATTCACTTCTGTGCGATGCGCCGCATCCCAGGGATCGTATTGATCAAACTGGTTGGTGAATATTTTGCTGAACACCTGCTGATACGCCGGCAATAACCAACGCTCCAGCGCGCCTGAATCGGTGTGCGCGCCGAGACCTTTGGAGGTGGTGCCCGGCAAGCGGCGACGAATGCGATCGGGATAAATAATGCTGACGTCAGGTTCAAACCAGCGTGTGCCGCGTGACTCAAAGGTCCACAAGCGATTGAGGAAAGATTGCGTCTGTGCCATGGCATCGCTTTGGCGCGCTGACATCTGCGCATCACTCCAGTAAATCGGATAGATTTCCGGACGGGACGCATCAAGGTTGCCGAAGAAGTTATCGCCCGGCCCCTTATAAACGTTGTCGAAATCGTTGTCATCAAGGTACTTGAGCATCGACTCATCCCAGGCCAGCGCTTGATCGCGCGGGAAAGTCTGCTTAACCACGACACAACCGCGTCGACGGATATGATCCTTCACCTCATCGCTAATACGTCCCGCTGCAATATCCTGCTGGCTGACCTGCGGCCACGCGCTGCCGTTTTGCGCCTCTTCCGCACGAGCGGCGGCAATTTCGCTGACGATTTTGCTTCTGACTTGTTCAAACAGACCTTCGACATCACCGATCTGCTCTCTCAGCACCCTTTTCATCACACGAACGTTTTGTTTGAAATCATCAGGTTGTTGCAATGAAGTGAAAGTATTATTCATGACATGCTCCGATTCATTAACTTGCGTATTTCATTCGAAACTAAATTACACTTCATTCATAACAAATGCGCAGCAATAAACAATGCCACAACCGCCGAATCCGGAAGTTGATCACATTAAGAATGAAAAATAGCTTTCA carries:
- a CDS encoding DeoR/GlpR family DNA-binding transcription regulator yields the protein MNARHQQIIQLVSERGSVSVNELAHTTGVSEVTVRQDLNLLEKGGFLRRVHGSAVAPESDDVGARMQTRFGVKKRLAEYAASLVNSGETVFIEGGSTNALLARELSERNDITIITVSHYIAGLLREKGGDVIILGGLFQKSSESVVGPLTRLCIQHLNFHKAFIGIDGWDVVTGFTGRDMLRCDVVNAIMEKPTHTIALTDSSKFGQIHPFALAPLQPFKQLITDAELEASYLKTLREMGVEVSLV
- a CDS encoding DUF1479 domain-containing protein, producing MNNTFTSLQQPDDFKQNVRVMKRVLREQIGDVEGLFEQVRSKIVSEIAAARAEEAQNGSAWPQVSQQDIAAGRISDEVKDHIRRRGCVVVKQTFPRDQALAWDESMLKYLDDNDFDNVYKGPGDNFFGNLDASRPEIYPIYWSDAQMSARQSDAMAQTQSFLNRLWTFESRGTRWFEPDVSIIYPDRIRRRLPGTTSKGLGAHTDSGALERWLLPAYQQVFSKIFTNQFDQYDPWDAAHRTEVNEYQSGTTTKCSVFRTFQGWTALSDMQIGQGLLHVVPVPEAMAYLLLRPLLKDVPEDELCGVAPGKVLPVSAQWHPELIDGLCSIPALQAGDSVWWHCDVIHSVAPVDDQQGWGNVMYIPAAPLCEKNAAYANKVAQALATGASPGDFPQEDYESQWRDRFTLDALNVNGRRSLGLG